Proteins encoded by one window of Marinitoga hydrogenitolerans DSM 16785:
- a CDS encoding transposase, which produces KAYSLILELKKIFDYKKPAYASKFFKKWYDKALKSNIPEMKKAAKSLYKHINGILMHLKTGLTNAKIEGMNSKLRTFTKRAYGFKSFKYLSITIFLALGKLPFS; this is translated from the coding sequence TAAAAGCATATTCATTAATTCTGGAATTAAAAAAAATATTTGATTATAAAAAACCAGCATATGCATCAAAATTCTTTAAAAAATGGTATGACAAAGCGTTAAAATCAAATATACCAGAAATGAAAAAAGCAGCTAAGAGTTTATATAAACATATAAATGGTATTCTTATGCATTTAAAAACAGGATTAACCAATGCTAAAATTGAAGGCATGAATTCAAAACTTAGAACTTTTACCAAAAGAGCTTATGGTTTTAAGTCTTTTAAATATTTATCCATTACTATTTTTTTGGCTTTAGGTAAATTGCCTTTTTCCTAA